The following are encoded together in the Labeo rohita strain BAU-BD-2019 chromosome 17, IGBB_LRoh.1.0, whole genome shotgun sequence genome:
- the LOC127180183 gene encoding leucine-rich repeat-containing protein 74A gives MRADEGMSVHSLSLDSLSFTDYENPHDVILEDEGDTEPDAHAVLYYAEIKRLLWCFSPVSQVKLIRKDLSTEELYLQACKLVGVVPVRYFLRNLGSATINLNHHGLGPLGAKALAIALVTDMHTTTLELADNFLSAEGARYLTEMLRANFTIQNLDLSDNHLQSAGAECVAKMLLENISIKSLKLSGNRFVEDDAKWFADAFASNYRVKELDLSHNQFCGRGSEHLGQMIANNDGLEVLDLSWNHLRMKGAVAFCAGLKVNTTLKHLDLSFNGFGNEGALALGEALKFNNTLVYLDLNNNRITDEGASLLCKGLEANDTLRVLQMAYNSLTVEGALTLINVVKNTPKTAIEEINICNVLVNENFVQLLELICQEHPSLEVQYGGVGGFIAKKPRKRIDPMKVIQDYLDQRKLRLWDFFRNIDKDGTMRVPVVDFRKAVQQSSIPLEKFQIEELIQRLDRDRTGIVDYRGLADTRKQMMRDHRRQLRKVESRQKKEKQKSDRILKTFESAVEAVTPRSSMIISPGAAKEDSSGLQPFSATPLSSWHHIIMSNSSRYSVNNMSSEHVHLPMIGNPSSSPGMRSYSQPNLFTSVPKPSTSKPASAQGMHSRSNPSVSSSKLSPTANLTRSRPALNTEPTSKTKVKGKKKKTKKRKENA, from the exons ATGAGGGCTGATGAAGGCATGAGTGTTCACAGTCTCTCTCTGGATTCCCTCAGCTTCACCGACTATGAGAATCCACACGACGTGATTCTGGAGGATGAAGGCGACACAGAGCCGGACGCTCATG CAGTGTTATATTATGCTGAAATTAAGAGATTGCTCTGGTGTTTTTCTCCAGTGTCACAGGTGAAGCTCATCAGGAAGGATCTGTCCACTGAAGAACTGTATCTGCAGGCCTGTAAGCTGGTGGGTGTCGTTCCTGTCAGATACTTCCTCAGAAACCTGGGCTCTGCCACCATTAACCTCAACCATCATGGACTCGGTCCTCTGGGAGCGAAAGCGCTGGCCATCGCCCTCGTG ACAGACATGCACACCACAACACTGGAGCTGGCAGACAACTTCCTGTCAGCCGAAGGGGCCAGATATCTCACAGAGATGCTGAGGGCCAATTTCACCATCCAGAATCTT GATCTCTCTGACAATCACCTTCAGTCTGCAGGAGCCGAGTGCGTCGCTAAGATGCTCCTGGAAAACATTtccattaaatcattaaaactgtCAG GGAATAGATTTGTTGAAGATGATGCTAAATGGTTTGCAGATGCGTTTGCG AGCAACTACAGAGTGAAGGAGCTGGATTTGAGTCACAATCAGTTCTGCGGCAGAGGCAGTGAACATCTGGGTCAGATGATAG CAAATAATGACGGTTTAGAAGTTCTGGACCTGAGCTGGAATCATCTGCGAATGAAGGGAGCTGTAGCTTTCTGTGCTGGACTGAAg GTCAACACGACTTTGAAACACTTAGACCTCTCATTTAATGGCTTTGGAAACGAGGGTGCTTTGGCTTTGGGTGAAGCGCTCAAGTTCAACAACACGCTGGTGTACCTGGACCTCAACAACAACCGCATCACCGATGAGGGAGCGAGTCTGCTGTGTAAGGGACTGGAGGCCAACGACACACTCAGAGTGCTGCAG ATGGCGTATAACTCACTGACAGTGGAGGGAGCTCTTACTTTGATCAATGTGGTCAAGAACACACCCAAGACTGCCATCGAGGAGATCAACATATGC AACGTGCTGGTGAATGAGAACTTTGTGCAGCTGTTGGAGCTGATCTGTCAGGAACATCCCAGTCTGGAGGTGCAGTATGGAGGCGTCGGAGGCTTTATCGCCAAAAAGCCTCGCAAACGCATCGACCCCATGAAAGTTATTCAG GATTACCTTGATCAGCGCAAGCTTCGCCTGTGGGACTTCTTCCGTAACATCGACAAGGATGGGACAATGCGTGTTCCCGTCGTAGACTTCAGGAAAGCCGTTCAG CAATCCAGCATCCCATTGGAGAAATTCCAGATTGAGGAGTTGATTCAGAGACTGGATCGAGACCGAACAGGCATAGTGGACTACAG AGGCCTGGCAGATACTAGGAAGCAGATGATGCGAGACCACCGGCGCCAGTTGCGCAAAGTGGAGTCCCGGCAGAAGAAGGAGAAGCAGAAGAGCGATAGGATCCTTAAAACCTTTGAGAGCGCCGTAGAGGCCGTCACTCCACGGAGCTCTATGATAATATCACCAGGCGCTGCCAAAGAGGACTCCAGCGGCCTTCAGCCATTCTCTGCCACCCCTCTCAGCTCCTGGCACCATATTATCATGTCTAACAGCAGCCGCTACTCTGTCAATAACATGAGCAGCGAGCATGTGCACCTTCCCATGATAGGAAACCCCTCGAGCTCACCAGGCATGCGCTCATATTCCCAGCCGAATCTTTTCACCAGCGTCCCTAAACCGTCCACTAGCAAACCTGCTTCTGCCCAAGGAATGCACTCGAGGTCCAACCCAAGTGTGTCCAGCAGTAAACTCAGCCCCACAGCTAACCTGACCAGATCCAGGCCTGCGTTAAACACAGAGCCAACCAGTAAAACAAAAGTTAAGGGCAAGAAAAAGAAgaccaaaaaaagaaaggaaaacgcATAA
- the angel1 gene encoding protein angel homolog 1 — MIVSVMFYVLYPLSRLISRVSELWREAPSVYVNGKEVWDGGGALSGQQQTGLLLQWNSTGNAAAALDPDHTETESPHGALVDLLDVCELKKTSEEPNVNEMHEDVHKSLGYVNQMEAFDYKHAVSDVNLSESALKCLEVTNEEDPVMNESAFPHIEFPIHSDIDNMLSAFSQLDACAETVVYDDRERDSSVSDGLAHLSADIFLGFDSDAGNEAPGSPVFDLAALLADSQQVQTSAEPGVGWHFPVGLGLSKMSYCPYVQFPDVSYYPALQDSDSIEVMWRVWEDLSETHTGPCADTADVFDFTIMSYNILAQDLLEANPQLYTHCPEEVLVWDQRLWTILKELQIWEPDIICLQEVQENHFLEQIYPVLTDMGYTCIYKRRTGTKTDGCAVCYHSNRFTQLSVNLLEFCRSDCELLDRDNVGIVLLLQPTAGQSEAFSPICVANTHLLFNPRRGDVKLAQLAIVFAEIDVMIKKCRSEGRRCEVVLCGDFNALPNSPLWNFITTGQLYFHGLPAWMVSGQEDLSYKVHHTRLFAPLWPSSLGISDGCQYRTNTQAAASDNRQYSAEFLCQLQYCPAALVRPADLELIPGVTDRTPDPEDMEMFSARFGHTLRHTLNLTSAYSPVQPDTHAAVVSTLNSEGGAMVDHIFYSTRGTGSAAAEGSSGGLKLLGRLSLLSEADLWSLRGLPNETFPSDHLSLIVKLQLPPV; from the exons ATGATCGTGAGTGTGATGTTTTACGTGCTGTATCCGCTCTCGAGGCTCATCAGTAGAGTTTCAG AATTGTGGCGCGAGGCGCCGTCTGTGTACGTTAATGGCAAAGAGGTTTGGGATGGTGGAGGTGCTCTTTCTGGACAGCAGCAGACGGGCCTGTTACTGCAGTGGAACAGCACGGGAAACGCAGCCGCTGCTCTCGATCCGGATCACACAGAAACTGAGAGTCCTCACGGAGCACTGGTAGATCTACTGGACGTTTGTGAGCTAAAAAAGACCTCAGAGGAGCCGAACGTGAACGAGATGCATGAAGATGTACACAAATCACTGGGTTACGTCAATCAGATGGAAGCTTTTGACTACAAACATGCTGTCAGTGATGTAAACCTCTCAGAATCAGCGCTCAAGTGTTTAGAAGTAACAAATGAGGAAGATCCTGTGATGAATGAGTCTGCGTTTCCCCACATTGAGTTTCCTATTCACTCAGACATTGATAATATGCTCTCTGCATTCAGCCAGCTTGATGCATGTGCTGAAACAGTTGTGTATGATGACCGTGAGAGAGATTCATCCGTATCAGATGGACTCGCTCATCTCAGCGCTGACATCTTCCTGGGGTTTGATTCTGATGCTGGGAATGAAGCCCCCGGCAGCCCAGTGTTTGATTTGGCGGCTTTGCTTGCAGACTCTCAGCAGGTTCAGACATCAGCGGAGCCTGGCGTCGGCTGGCATTTTCCCGTAGGCCTCGGGCTGTCAAAGATGAGTTATTGCCCTTATGTGCAGTTTCCTGACGTTAGCTACTATCCTGCGCTTCAGGACAGTGACAGCATTGAAG TGATGTGGCGGGTGTGGGAGGACCTTAGTGAAACCCACACTGGCCCCTGTGCAGACACAGCTGATGTGTTTGACTTCACCATCATGTCTTACAACATCTTGGCTCAGGATCTGCTAGAAGCGAATCCACAGCTGTACACACACTGTCCGGAGGAAGTGTTAGTGTGGGACCAGCGGCTCTGGACCATCCTGAAGGAGCTGCAGATCTGGGAACCTGAT ATTATTTGTCTACAGGAAGTTCAAGAAAATCACTTCCTAGAGCAGATCTATCCTGTCCTGACTGACATGG gTTACACCTGCATCTACAAACGGCGCACAGGCACTAAAACAGACGGCTGTGCGGTGTGTTATCACAGCAACCGCTTTACCCAGCTTTCCGTCAACCTGCTGGAGTTTTGCCGATCGGACTGTGAGCTGCTGGATCGTGACAACGTGGGCATTGTGCTACTCCTCCAGCCAACGGCAGGGCAGAGTGAAGCGTTCAGCCCCATATGTGTAGCCAACACACACCTGCTGTTCAACCCCAGGAGAGGAGACGTGAAACTCGCCCAGCTGGCCATTGTGTTCGCAGAGATCGATGTTATGATCAAGAAATGCAGGAGTGAAGGAAGACGCTGTGAGGTGGTTTTATGTGGGGACTTTAACGCTTTACCCAACAGCCCTCTGTGGAATTTCATCACCACCGGACAGCTCTACTTCCACGGGTTACCTGCCTGGATG GTTTCAGGTCAGGAGGATTTGTCGTATAAAGTCCATCACACAAGGCTTTTCGCCCCTTTGTGGCCCAGCAGCCTCGGCATCAGTGACGGCTGTCAGTACAGGACTAACACACAGGCTGCAGCTTCAG ACAATCGTCAGTACAGCGCTGAGTTTCTGTGTCAGCTGCAATACTGTCCTGCGGCGCTTGTGCGGCCCGCTGATCTGGAGCTCATACCAGGAGTCACTGACAGAACACCAG ATCCAGAAGACATGGAAATGTTCAGTGCAAG GTTCGGACACACGTTACGTCACACGCTGAACCTGACATCAGCGTACAGTCCCGTCCAGCCCGACACGCACGCGGCTGTGGTCAGCACTCTGAACTCAGAGGGAGGAGCGATGGTCGACCACATCTTCTACTCCACCCGCGGGACAGGCTCCGCCGCAGCTGAAG GGAGCTCTGGCGGTTTGAAGCTGCTGGGTCGCTTGTCTCTGCTGTCGGAGGCTGATCTGTGGTCTCTGCGAGGACTTCCTAACGAAACGTTTCCCTCTGATCATCTCAGTCTGATCGTCAAGCTTCAGCTTCCTCCTGTCTGA